One genomic segment of Desulfomicrobium sp. ZS1 includes these proteins:
- the thyX gene encoding FAD-dependent thymidylate synthase — translation MKVIDPCFSFMHLPDGEFVLSHLELAARTCYKSEDKSSPDSARKLLSRIVRLGHDSVLEHISVTVRIVCDRGVTHELVRHRLCAFSQESTRYANYAQDKFGREITVIRPFFWAEDDARYALWLSAMQACEDAYLRLVDAGATAQEARSVLPNSLKTEIVTTANIREWRHIFKLRCDKAAHPQMRQVMLPLMSAFQQRIPLLFDDLAGRFAEALAELDSQGAAARLY, via the coding sequence ATGAAAGTTATTGATCCGTGTTTTTCCTTCATGCACCTGCCCGACGGCGAGTTTGTCCTGAGCCATCTCGAACTGGCGGCCCGGACCTGTTACAAATCCGAAGACAAATCCAGTCCGGATTCGGCCCGCAAGCTTCTCTCCCGTATCGTGCGCCTGGGCCATGACAGTGTTCTGGAGCATATCAGCGTTACAGTACGTATCGTCTGCGACAGGGGTGTGACCCACGAACTGGTCCGCCACCGTCTGTGCGCCTTTTCGCAGGAAAGTACCCGCTACGCCAACTACGCCCAGGACAAGTTCGGTCGCGAGATCACGGTGATCCGTCCTTTTTTCTGGGCCGAGGACGACGCCCGGTACGCATTGTGGCTGTCCGCCATGCAGGCTTGCGAGGACGCTTATCTGCGTCTGGTCGATGCCGGGGCCACGGCACAGGAAGCCAGAAGCGTCCTGCCCAACAGCCTCAAGACCGAGATCGTGACTACGGCCAACATCCGGGAGTGGCGACACATTTTCAAGTTGCGTTGCGACAAGGCTGCCCACCCCCAGATGCGCCAGGTCATGCTTCCGCTCATGAGCGCATTTCAGCAACGCATTCCCCTGCTTTTCGACGATCTGGCAGGCCGTTTTGCCGAGGCCCTCGCCGAACTGGACTCCCAGGGTGCCGCTGCCCGCTTGTACTGA